In Gossypium hirsutum isolate 1008001.06 chromosome D01, Gossypium_hirsutum_v2.1, whole genome shotgun sequence, the genomic window GATGTTAAAGTGAAGGCTCTAGAGGCTGCTGAAGCTGCAAAAAAACTTGCTGAAAAGAAAGAGAAGGATCGAAAGATGAAGAAGGAGGCCTTAAAACTTGAACGAGCAAGGTTGGAGCAAGAAAATTTGAGGCAGTTGGAgcttgagaagaaaaagaaagaagaagaacgGAAGAAAAAAGAGGCCGATATGGCTGCTAAGAAAAGACagagggaagaagaagaaaggttggcgaaagagagaaagagaaaacatATGGATGAAACACGGAGGCAGCAGCGTGCTCCTGAAGAGAAGTTGCGTTCAAAGAAGGATGAGAATGAAGAAAAGCGCCAAGCCATGGTAAACTCCCTTATGTTGTAAAGGAGATATTGTATTTTAAGTTTTCCTTTCTGTAGAATGGCATTAACTTTGGATCTCTGTTTTAGGATGAGAGAGCACAAACAACGAAGGGTCCTAGTGATGAAGCAGCAAAATATAAGAAAGTGCAAAAAGAAATAGCAGGCGGGAATGAAGGAAAAAAGTCAGAGATGGAATTTAGTACAGCTGTTGCTTCAACTTCTGTAAAGGCATGCACAGCTATTGAAGATAATAATACAAAGGTAAAGTTCTTTTTAGCGGTATTACTGCTATATTCAACTAAATGTTAGGTCTCTTTATTGCTAAACCATCTGGATTGGAGCATGTTGTCTTATGATGGAGAAAATGCTAAAAGTATGCTCTCAGCTTGTATTGAGAAGGTATAACATATGTTTTCACCATGTAAAAACGCAAAAGAGAAAGCAACGTCTGCAATGAGATTTTCTTATACAAGTGTATAGGTTATTTTGCAGCAGACTGATGGAATCATCTCTTGGATTACTTGCTATATTAATACCAGCTTAACCTAAACCATCTCTTGGATGTTTCTTTTACTAATTGAATGGctgttaatatatttatttttattcaagcATAATGTGGAGACAGAATCTTTCTCAGGTAATGAGCACCATGGATAGAGGAAGAGGGAACAATAGCCTGATTGCAGATACAAGCCAGGAACAATCATATGATATTTCGCCATACAAAGTTTCTGACGATGAAGATGAAGACGATGATGAACCGAACAACAAATTTGTTCCATCATGGGCCAGGTATGTGACTTAGTTTGGTCATCCTAAAATCTGGCGTGGAACACATGCACCATtccataatgatgatgatgatgtttgaCTCTTGGTGATTTTTGCAGTAAAAATCGTGTGGCTCTTGTTGTCGCTTCCCAGCAACGGTTAGATCCAGAAGTAATATTCCCCCCAGGAAGCTTTTGTAGCATTTCTGAAGGTGATTATCATAAAAACCATAAATCTTGTACCATGTCGGTCAATTGGACTAACAGTCGTTCTCTTAAATAGTTCTCTTGCCAAGAAAGCTCCAGCAATATCGAGTGAGTTAGACAGAATGGTACAGTTTTGAAAACCGTAGTATCTTCAGCCGACTCAATGACAGCTCTTCTGTGAATAGAAAGGTACACCGTCTCTTCAGTTTCACTACCATTTTTAAGGCAACTAGCACtttataaaaaatgttttaaataatgtttattcCTAAAACCCtccgctctaatgaaattgttgcttCTTTTTCTGTGGCAGAGCGAGTAGAGAGAATTCTTGGAAGAGTAACAAGCAGgagattttaaaaactaaaagaacAATGTGGCAAATGATGTAAATTGTAGTTGTGCCAGCATCAGTTATGCTAACTGTTTTAGACCTGGCAAAATTCCAAGTCGCCAATATGCTAATGACTGTTCGTCTAATCCAATCCCTCACTGTTTAATGATACAAAACAGTGAATAAACTGAGCTCCATGGAAGTAGTTGCGATGATAGCAATGTCTTATAATTTGAAGCCTAGATAGGCCcaaaatgaagagttcttggaccTTTATAAGCACTAAAGGTGGGAGAAGAATGTTGAAATTGTTTATTTGGTTGTACTTTGAAATCCATTGGTGTAATATCTCAGTTCTTATACCACTGataatggtttttattttttaggcagAGTGAACATGTGATGTGATGTGATGATGTTGGAGCATCGCAACCTTCAAAATTTTCTATTCGTGTAACGGCTCAATGACGTGGATTTGGATTTGGGTTAAGGTTTGGAATTGGACCCAATGCTCACATCACATGTCTTTTTGTCATCATAttattgatttccaaaataatatCGGTTTTCATTGTTTTGTCGGCTTAGTTGGCACGGCCTCCTCTCTTTTCCAAGCTGACACCAATTCTGATCCACTTTCTATGTTGCCGTTTGAGTTGCATTAAGAAAATCTAACTTTATAAACAAAAGTATATATCCCTTCGGAATCTGATTTCACCCAAAAGTTTAAAACTTTATATTCAAATCCTTTTCCACTCACTTtccattttataaatttatgcaCTTTACTTTTCACTTTTCCACTTGTATatcttgaaacaaaataaaatgatatatatttgaattgttatCTATTCTATTCAAACCCCATCAATTATATTATAGGGGTTGGTCTATATTatcaccaaatatatatataggagtTGGGTCTATTCATCATTTGCTCGGCTTTAAAGAAAGAAAGGGAATTCAGTCACATGGCTGTCAGAATTCACCAGTCCGACATATACGCCCCCCAATCACCTTAAAAACGGTCACTTTTCAAAACcccattccaaaaaaaaaaaaaggaaatctcTTTTTCATTTCTCTACTCTGTCAAATCAATGATAAAACTACACCGTTATACAATAATACACGATTattttaaactaaatattatatataaaaaaaaagaccgTCATAGTGTCTCTCTTTAAAGCTCCACAGGCGCCTATTTTCTAACCGTTTAAACCACGTTTCCCTCTTTCTTTCTCATGCATTGTCTTTTGTAAACAATTCAAGAGCTGCTTGTTCGACTGTTCCTTTTCCGGCCCAAGAATCAAAACAATGCTGCCATTGCCAAGGATCCTTCTTGTTTCCTTGTTTCTTCTCTTAACCTCAGCTGAAAACACCTCCTTTTATTTCCCTTTCTTCACTGTCAGGAACCTCACCCTTCTCGGCGATTCCCATCTTAAAAATGGCGGCCTCATAGGCCTCACCAGGGAGATTGGTGTTCCTTCTTCAAGCTCGGGCAGCCTTATCTATGAAAACCCAATTCGTTTCTTTGATCAAGAATCCAATATCACCGCTTCTTTCTCAACAAGTTTCTCTTTTTCCATCAGCAATCTCAACCCAACCTCATTTGGTGATGGCTTAACCTTTTTTCTTTCATCTGATAACCTAACTCTCGGCAGTCCCGGTGGGTATCTCGGTCTTGTCAACTCTTCACAACCGACCAAGGCCAGGTTTTTAGCCGTTGAATTTGATTCTAAGCTTGATACCGAGTTCAATGATCCCAATGGGAATCATGTCGGTTTGGATATCAACGAGCTCGATTCAATCATCACAGCTGATGCATTGTTGCAAAACATTGATTTAAAGAGTGGGGATTTGATTACTGCTTGGATTGATTACAAGAATGATTTGAGGGTTTTGAATGTTTTCTTGAGTTATTCAACTGTAAAGCCTCCAACCCCATTGTTATCTCTGGAGATTGATTTGTCTCACTACCTTAAAGATGATATGTTTGTTGGTTTTTCAGCTTCAACAGAAGGGAGTACTGAAGTTCATTTGATTTACAATTGGAGTTTCAGGACTTTTGGTTTCCTGCCTGTGAGATCAAGATCACATCCTCATAATGTATCTGATAGTTCAGTATCAGCAATAACAGGCATTCCTGTTTCAAATTCTACCAAAAAACACCATAAGAGGTTTGGTTTAGGACTTGGTATTGCTGGTCCAGCTTTCTTTTTTGTGGTCCTTGCGGTTTTTGGTTATGTTTCTGTGAAGAAATGGAAGGGTATGAAAGTAGAAAAGTGTTTGAAAGCAGAGATTTTGACTGGACCAAGGGAGTTTAGTTACAAAGAGTTGTATGCAGCCACAAGAGGGTTTCACTCAAGTAGGATCATAGGACGTGGTGCATTTGGAAATGTTTATAAGGCCGTTTTCTTTTCTTCGGGGGCTATCGGAGCGGTGAAAAGATCGAAACACTCCCATGAAGGGAAAACTGAATTCCTTGCTGAACTGTCCATTATAGCTGGTTTGAGGCATAAGAATTTGGTTCAGCTACAAGGTTGGTGTGCTGAGAAAGGTGAATTGCTACTTGTTTATGATTTTATGCCTAATGGAAGCCTTGATAAGCTGCTTCATCCAGAACCTGAGAATGGGATATTGTTGACATGGTCCCATAGGCAAAATATTGCTATTGGATTGGCCTCTGTCTTAGCATACCTGCACCAAGAATGTGAACAACAAGTCATTCACAGAGACATTAAGACAAGTAATATAATGCTTGATGGCAACTTTAATCCAAGACTTGGTGATTTTGGATTGGCAAGGTTGATGGATCATGACAAGAGCCCAGTTTCAACACTTACTGCAGGAACCATGGGCTACCTTGCTCCTGAGTATCTTCAATATGGGAAAGCGACTGAGAAAACAGATGTTTTCAGCTATGGTGTCGTTATTCTTGAAGTGGCTTGTGGTAGGAGGCCAATTGAGAGAGAATTAAACAGCCAGAAAATGGTGAATTTGGTTGATTGGGTGTGGGGATTGTATGGTCTGGGAAAGATCATTGAAGCTGCTGATAAAAGGCTAAATGGGGCTTTCAAGGAGCAAGATATGAGGAAACTGCTGCTTGTAGGTTTGAGCTGTGCACACCCTGATAGTGCTGAGAGGCCTTCAATTAGGAGAGTCCTTCAGATACTTAACAATGAGGCAGATCCTATACCTGTGCCAAAGATGAAACCAAGTCTCACTTTCTCTTGTAGCTTAACTGTTGAAGACCTTGTCTCAGATGACGAAGAAAGCAAAACAACTGCTTGAGGGTGAGCAGGGATTCAAAGCTGACTTAGAGTTAGATTTCATTTTCTAATatgcaaatttattttattgttttaagaCCCTACATTATAGTATTACTTCAATTTTGTTTACTTATTTTGAGACTAGGAGTTCATTAGTCTGAGTTCAAAAGTACTGTATTGAACTATGTGGTCTCTGCTGTAACCTGAAAATATATTTCTAAGTTTTGAGATAAACTTGCTCTGATCTATCATGTTCCTTCATCTAATAagatgagaaaaatgaagagaaatgttCTTGACTGCCCTTGGAGGCATTTTCCTCTTCATTATGTATTTGCTGATGTTAGCATCTTATTTAACATAAGAGCTTTTGCTAGGTGATTCTTGGTTTCATAATTGGTTTCATTTGTGCTTTCTGTTGCTTGAATACTTACAATGTATATACCTCCATTTGTAGCAATCCCTTCTGGTAAGTTTATTGATCTAGAAAGGTTGATCAAGCTAGAAAACATGGGAACAATGAATCAGAATCCAGTGACAAAAAATTGAATACTTACAATGTATATACTTTTGTTGCAATCCCTTCTGGTAAGTTTATTCATCCAGAAAGGTTGATCAAGCTAGAAAACAAAGGAACAATGAATCAGAATCAGTGACAAAAAATTGAATCagcattttaatttatatcaaagGCAAACTGTTAATGTACAGAAGATGGCCTAAAAGTTGCCATCAAAATGTGATCCTCATTTCCAACTCAGTAATCCTAGTATTTGTATAAGAACTCTAAATGTCATACAGATTCGCAATAAAGTGTGGAAAAAAAGCTCAAAACTGCCTTTAAGCTTTAAGCTTGAGTTACAAGTTAGTGGTTCTTCTGATCTTTTCGACTTTAAGAAATGAATCAATGATATCGTCACAAAACCGTTTGTTCGATGAATCATTTACTACATCCTCGGTGTTCCTTGTCTTGGATTTTTGAACAGCCTGTGGACTATCCATTGCACTTTCTAGATGGGAACGAGTATTGTCATGGCTCTCTTCTTTATCAGATGGTAACAATTCGGTCTTCCATTTGATGCCAACAGCCTCTGCTTGATCTGCAAACAACACTTTTGAGATAGGTGATGCACAGATCTCTTTATAAGTTTCATAACTAGCAGCACGGGTATTTCCACCTTCCAGAAGTTGTGAAAGAGGATGCAAATGGGAAATTGCATCGTTACTTTGCTCTAGAGTTTCCTTCAAATTCAAAAAGTCTGATGCCAACTCTGCCTTGCTGAACTGAACAAACACTGCGGTTTGATCTATACAGTATGTAGAAATAACAGAGCTAGGACCAAGGGTTTTGCAGATGCAATCTCTTATCATACTTGGTTTCAGTTTCGAAGGGAATCCCCAGAGTAAAACGATGTTCTTAAATAAAATCTTTTGATATGGCTTTCTGATCATATTAGAGCCTGACAACTCTGCAGACCGGTTACCAGTCCTCAGATCAATAATGTCTCCATTAATCCAACTCAGATATAGAAGGTTCATGTGCTTCTGCAGCTTTTCATTTTGGGTCAGATTTTCAGAAGGAGAATGAAGCTGAAAGTCGATGCCTAGATGACTGCAAGCCTGGGCAAACACACAGCCTGTCATAAAAGCATCATAACCAGCTTCATGCTTGGCTCCAGAGTTCCAATTAGAAGACCTGCAAATTAAGGCTATGTTTTAGTGTGAAAGCCTAAAAGGACATCCAAGTTGCTATTCAACTTGGGGAGGCAGCAAGAGTAGCATTAATGATTTGTTATTAATGCTAACAGCCATTACAAAGTGtccatgtttagataatttgccTTCGGGGGGTGATACAGAGTAATTAGATCTcgtaaatatgaaaaagtgagCTAATATTAAGCCATACAATTCAGATTGCAAAACTAGACAGAACTTGAGGGGgaagaaaaaagggaaggaaGAAAGGAAAGTTTTAAGCTACTATGATAAAATAAATCAAGGGCTTTTTAACCAATTTACTTTAGAGAGTTTGGGAAGCAAAGGCAAACCTCATTTCATCCACGTGGACCTCAACCTTAACACATGGCTCATAAGACAGAACATTACGTGTAAACCCGTGAGCTATCTCCGGGCATAATAATGAAAATGCTGAGGATAATGATGTGCTAGATCTCTTCATCTTTCGTTGTAATGTGTAGTCAGCATTCAAAAGTATTTTGGTGTCAATGATACTTGGGAAGTATTTGTTCACGCAGGAGACAAATTCTTCAGCTGTTGAAGGAAGAGGAGCTAGGAATTTGCTGTGTACGTGAGCAATATCTGTATCATAAAAGAAAAACACTTCAATAATCTATCTGACTAATATGACATCTTCATCTAACTTGTGACTGATATTCATACCCAGGATGCAATTGTGACCAACAATCAACTTATTTTCTGAAGAAAGGAGATCAATCACATGACGAAACCCTACTGCAGCATTGATCTTCATTTCTGCGCTTCTCTGATGATCATTCTTCACCTCCTCCTACATAGAACCAGGCAGAGGAGAAGAGTCATCACAACATGCAAAAGACACCACTCCAAATGCAGCTGTCAGATTCATACTTCCATTTACATAGCCCCAGTATATAATTCCAGCACTGTCAGGTTTGTGCATAATTTACCCATCATACCAACGTCAATGCACTGaaactctctctctttttttttcgttTACTCCACTCATGATACTAAATGTTTAGAAAGCATTTCCCAGCCAAATACGGAACCATTCTACCTTGGGAAGAAAACAAACAGAAAAGCGTCTACAGTTCTAtgctttaaaaaatttctaacatgaacaTATAAACAGTGTTGTATTAAAAACAGTTGAATGCTGATCATCTAAATATGGAACAAACAGACAGATCTTCCTCACAGAAGTATTGTGTCTTACCATAAGTCTCGCTTTATCACTCTCTGAGTCTGTATAAACTACTAACTCTTCTGAAGTACTTTCACCGTTAAAACAAACATAAGTAAGATCTTTGAAATGCTTCCTTGTGACCTGCAGGGTTTCAGTTCCCCGGATATAATCTTACGTCCTCagtaaagatttaaaaaaaaaatacgaaAAGACAATCCTTATCAACACTATATTGATGATACAAGAATAAAATGGTCTTCAAAAATCTTTCCAAATGAAAGTCACAATGAAGAGGCTAA contains:
- the LOC107922431 gene encoding poly(A)-specific ribonuclease PARN isoform X2; the encoded protein is MNTTRHWPKRAFILSRALSRAFSDTPSPTFPLKHVTRSNFDSALVELRSHVRAADFVAIDMEMTGVTSAPWRESFEFDRFDIRYLKVKDSAEKFAVLQFGVCPFRWDSLKQSFIAHPHNFFVFPRQEIPLDRTSYEFLCQTTSMDFLAKYQFDFNACIHEGISYLSRGQEDEARKRLISPKGDQLTHLSHNLRETMDLPLVRVADVLFTERMKKRLGEWRDDLLQNRVGGPQEEKVPDDLNQQFRTVFFKMRPALSLDGFTSHQLSLIRMEEVKNDHQRSAEMKINAAVGFRHVIDLLSSENKLIVGHNCILDIAHVHSKFLAPLPSTAEEFVSCVNKYFPSIIDTKILLNADYTLQRKMKRSSTSLSSAFSLLCPEIAHGFTRNVLSYEPCVKVEVHVDEMRSSNWNSGAKHEAGYDAFMTGCVFAQACSHLGIDFQLHSPSENLTQNEKLQKHMNLLYLSWINGDIIDLRTGNRSAELSGSNMIRKPYQKILFKNIVLLWGFPSKLKPSMIRDCICKTLGPSSVISTYCIDQTAVFVQFSKAELASDFLNLKETLEQSNDAISHLHPLSQLLEGGNTRAASYETYKEICASPISKVLFADQAEAVGIKWKTELLPSDKEESHDNTRSHLESAMDSPQAVQKSKTRNTEDVVNDSSNKRFCDDIIDSFLKVEKIRRTTNL
- the LOC107922432 gene encoding probable L-type lectin-domain containing receptor kinase S.7, which translates into the protein MLPLPRILLVSLFLLLTSAENTSFYFPFFTVRNLTLLGDSHLKNGGLIGLTREIGVPSSSSGSLIYENPIRFFDQESNITASFSTSFSFSISNLNPTSFGDGLTFFLSSDNLTLGSPGGYLGLVNSSQPTKARFLAVEFDSKLDTEFNDPNGNHVGLDINELDSIITADALLQNIDLKSGDLITAWIDYKNDLRVLNVFLSYSTVKPPTPLLSLEIDLSHYLKDDMFVGFSASTEGSTEVHLIYNWSFRTFGFLPVRSRSHPHNVSDSSVSAITGIPVSNSTKKHHKRFGLGLGIAGPAFFFVVLAVFGYVSVKKWKGMKVEKCLKAEILTGPREFSYKELYAATRGFHSSRIIGRGAFGNVYKAVFFSSGAIGAVKRSKHSHEGKTEFLAELSIIAGLRHKNLVQLQGWCAEKGELLLVYDFMPNGSLDKLLHPEPENGILLTWSHRQNIAIGLASVLAYLHQECEQQVIHRDIKTSNIMLDGNFNPRLGDFGLARLMDHDKSPVSTLTAGTMGYLAPEYLQYGKATEKTDVFSYGVVILEVACGRRPIERELNSQKMVNLVDWVWGLYGLGKIIEAADKRLNGAFKEQDMRKLLLVGLSCAHPDSAERPSIRRVLQILNNEADPIPVPKMKPSLTFSCSLTVEDLVSDDEESKTTA
- the LOC107922431 gene encoding poly(A)-specific ribonuclease PARN isoform X1, producing MNTTRHWPKRAFILSRALSRAFSDTPSPTFPLKHVTRSNFDSALVELRSHVRAADFVAIDMEMTGVTSAPWRESFEFDRFDIRYLKVKDSAEKFAVLQFGVCPFRWDSLKQSFIAHPHNFFVFPRQEIPLDRTSYEFLCQTTSMDFLAKYQFDFNACIHEGISYLSRGQEDEARKRLISPKGDQLTHLSHNLRETMDLPLVRVADVLFTERMKKRLGEWRDDLLQNRVGGPQEEKVPDDLNQQFRTVFFKMRPALSLDGFTSHQLSLIRMVTRKHFKDLTYVCFNGESTSEELVVYTDSESDKARLMEEVKNDHQRSAEMKINAAVGFRHVIDLLSSENKLIVGHNCILDIAHVHSKFLAPLPSTAEEFVSCVNKYFPSIIDTKILLNADYTLQRKMKRSSTSLSSAFSLLCPEIAHGFTRNVLSYEPCVKVEVHVDEMRSSNWNSGAKHEAGYDAFMTGCVFAQACSHLGIDFQLHSPSENLTQNEKLQKHMNLLYLSWINGDIIDLRTGNRSAELSGSNMIRKPYQKILFKNIVLLWGFPSKLKPSMIRDCICKTLGPSSVISTYCIDQTAVFVQFSKAELASDFLNLKETLEQSNDAISHLHPLSQLLEGGNTRAASYETYKEICASPISKVLFADQAEAVGIKWKTELLPSDKEESHDNTRSHLESAMDSPQAVQKSKTRNTEDVVNDSSNKRFCDDIIDSFLKVEKIRRTTNL